Proteins from one Clostridium cellulovorans 743B genomic window:
- a CDS encoding terminase large subunit, with amino-acid sequence MFDAMKAERAVRFINNLKHTKGVWHGVPFDLLPWQDRIIRDLFGTVKEDGFRQYNTAYVEIPKKNGKSEIAAALALYLTCGDNEWGAEVYGCAADRQQASIVFDVAVDMVDQCPALKKRIKPIISQKRLVYMPLGSFYQVLSAEAYTKHGLNVHGVIFDELHAQPGRELYDVMTKGSGDARKQPLFFLITTAGNDRNSICYEVHQKADDILRGKKFDPTFYPVIYGIKDDDNWQDEANWYKANPSLGHTIDIEKVRTAILSAKENPAEENIFRQLRLNQWVKQSIRWMPMDVWDKCSFAVDIEKLRGRECYGGLDLSSTNDITAFVLIFPPTIDDDKYYVLPYFWIPEDNLKLRVKRDHVPYDVWEKQGFVKTTEGNVIHYGFIESFIEELGTKFNIKEIAFDRWGAVQMVQNLEGLGFTVVPFGQGYKDMSPPTKELMKITLEKRLAHGGHPVLKWMMDNIHVRTDPAGNIKPDKEKSTEKIDGAVALIMALDRSIRHENKESVYDNRGILIL; translated from the coding sequence ATGTTTGATGCAATGAAAGCTGAAAGAGCAGTAAGGTTTATAAATAATCTTAAGCATACAAAGGGTGTGTGGCATGGAGTGCCCTTTGATTTGTTGCCTTGGCAGGATAGGATTATTAGAGATTTATTTGGCACTGTTAAAGAGGATGGTTTTAGACAATACAACACAGCTTATGTTGAAATTCCTAAGAAGAACGGTAAATCAGAAATTGCAGCAGCCTTGGCTCTTTATTTAACTTGTGGAGATAATGAATGGGGAGCTGAGGTATATGGTTGTGCAGCAGATAGACAGCAAGCTTCAATAGTATTTGATGTAGCAGTTGATATGGTGGACCAGTGTCCAGCCCTAAAGAAAAGAATAAAACCTATAATATCACAGAAGCGATTAGTGTATATGCCGCTTGGCAGCTTTTATCAAGTTCTATCAGCTGAGGCATATACAAAGCATGGTCTAAATGTACATGGAGTTATCTTTGATGAACTTCATGCACAACCAGGTAGAGAACTTTATGATGTTATGACTAAGGGAAGTGGTGATGCTAGAAAGCAGCCACTTTTTTTCTTGATAACAACAGCGGGCAATGATAGAAATTCAATTTGCTATGAAGTACATCAAAAAGCAGATGATATTTTAAGAGGAAAAAAGTTTGATCCAACCTTTTATCCTGTTATCTATGGAATTAAGGACGATGACAATTGGCAAGATGAAGCAAACTGGTATAAAGCAAACCCTTCTCTTGGACACACAATTGATATTGAAAAGGTAAGAACGGCAATTTTAAGTGCAAAGGAAAATCCAGCTGAAGAAAATATCTTCAGACAGCTAAGGCTAAATCAATGGGTTAAGCAATCAATAAGATGGATGCCTATGGATGTATGGGATAAATGTTCTTTTGCTGTTGATATAGAAAAGCTTCGAGGAAGAGAGTGCTATGGTGGACTTGACCTTTCAAGCACCAATGATATTACAGCCTTTGTGTTAATTTTTCCACCAACAATTGATGATGATAAATATTATGTTCTTCCTTACTTTTGGATACCAGAAGATAATCTAAAGCTTAGGGTGAAAAGAGACCATGTTCCTTATGATGTTTGGGAAAAGCAAGGTTTTGTTAAAACAACAGAGGGTAATGTAATTCATTATGGATTCATAGAAAGCTTTATTGAGGAATTAGGAACAAAGTTTAATATTAAAGAAATAGCTTTCGATAGATGGGGGGCTGTTCAAATGGTTCAAAATCTAGAAGGCTTAGGCTTCACAGTTGTTCCTTTCGGACAAGGCTATAAGGATATGAGTCCACCTACAAAAGAATTAATGAAAATAACTCTTGAAAAGAGATTAGCACATGGTGGTCATCCAGTTCTTAAGTGGATGATGGATAACATTCATGTAAGAACAGATCCTGCAGGGAACATTAAGCCAGATAAAGAGAAATCTACTGAAAAGATCGATGGAGCTGTGGCTTTGATTATGGCATTAGATAGATCAATACGACATGAGAATAAGGAAAGTGTGTATGATAATAGGGGTATTTTGATATTGTAA
- a CDS encoding phage portal protein: MKIPFLSNRFEARAAPIPDRVKAFLLGEDYSMGNKAGVIVNEETAMRTTAVYACVRVIAETIASLPLPLYKRLLRGKEKATYHPLYTVLHDMPNSEMTSFSFRETMMTHLLLWGNAYAQIIKRGNKISELWPLHPAYVRIDREPVTNKLIYKYNGGAEEIIYSQEQILHISGLSFNGITGLSPISMARETIGLAQATEEFGSRFFSNGARPGGILQHPGIVKDPERLRKSWEEVYKGVQNSHKIAVLEEGMQYKEIGIPPNDAQFLETRKFQLNEICRIFRVPPHLIGDLERATFSNIEHQSIDFVVHTIRPWLVRWEQAIQKALIPEEERAIYFAKFTVDGLLRGDFKTRMDGYAVGRQNGWYSANDVREFEDLNPIPEDMGGDLYLVNGNMMTATSALTKGGGEDNGEQKPNGTQDSGINGA; this comes from the coding sequence ATGAAAATCCCTTTTTTATCAAATAGATTTGAAGCAAGAGCCGCACCTATTCCAGATAGAGTGAAGGCTTTTTTACTTGGAGAAGATTATAGCATGGGCAATAAAGCAGGAGTTATAGTTAATGAAGAAACAGCAATGAGGACTACTGCTGTTTATGCTTGTGTGAGGGTTATTGCAGAAACAATAGCAAGCTTACCATTGCCTTTATATAAAAGACTTCTACGAGGTAAGGAAAAAGCAACATACCATCCTTTATATACTGTTCTTCATGATATGCCGAACAGTGAAATGACCAGTTTTTCTTTCAGAGAAACTATGATGACTCATTTGCTTTTATGGGGAAATGCTTATGCTCAGATAATTAAAAGAGGCAATAAAATATCAGAACTTTGGCCTTTACATCCTGCTTACGTGAGAATAGATAGAGAACCAGTAACAAATAAACTCATTTATAAATACAACGGTGGAGCTGAAGAGATTATTTATAGCCAAGAGCAAATTCTTCATATTTCAGGGTTAAGCTTTAATGGAATAACAGGTTTATCTCCAATAAGCATGGCTAGAGAAACTATAGGGCTTGCACAAGCAACAGAGGAATTCGGTTCAAGATTTTTCTCAAATGGTGCAAGACCAGGGGGAATACTTCAGCATCCAGGCATAGTTAAAGACCCTGAAAGGCTAAGAAAATCATGGGAAGAGGTATATAAAGGAGTACAAAATTCACACAAGATAGCAGTTTTAGAGGAAGGGATGCAATATAAGGAGATAGGTATTCCTCCAAATGATGCACAGTTCTTAGAAACACGTAAGTTTCAACTTAATGAGATATGTAGAATCTTTAGAGTTCCACCACATTTGATTGGGGACCTCGAAAGAGCTACATTTTCAAATATAGAGCATCAATCAATAGATTTTGTGGTTCATACTATTAGACCATGGCTTGTTAGATGGGAACAAGCAATACAGAAAGCCCTTATTCCAGAAGAGGAGAGGGCTATTTATTTTGCCAAATTTACAGTTGACGGTCTTTTACGTGGAGATTTTAAAACAAGAATGGATGGCTATGCAGTAGGAAGACAAAATGGTTGGTATAGCGCCAATGATGTGAGAGAATTTGAAGATTTAAATCCTATTCCAGAAGATATGGGGGGAGACTTATATCTTGTAAACGGCAATATGATGACCGCAACATCAGCTTTAACCAAAGGTGGAGGTGAAGATAATGGAGAACAAAAGCCAAATGGAACGCAGGACAGTGGAATTAACGGAGCTTAG
- a CDS encoding HK97 family phage prohead protease, whose amino-acid sequence MENKSQMERRTVELTELRVKNIDTNEGENNTIPVIEGHAAVFNQWSEELGGVFSFREKVIPGAFTDSIQTDDVRALFNHDPNYVLGRNKSGTLELTETKEGLYVKITPPDTQWARDLTVSIDRGDISQMSFGFLVLEDRWGYEEGRDVRELRKVKLFDVSPVTFPAYPQTSVGIRSAADIYEARKTQLKENHEAEKSKNLRQLEMLKQRINLI is encoded by the coding sequence ATGGAGAACAAAAGCCAAATGGAACGCAGGACAGTGGAATTAACGGAGCTTAGAGTAAAAAATATAGATACAAATGAGGGAGAAAACAACACTATTCCTGTAATTGAAGGCCATGCAGCTGTATTTAATCAATGGTCTGAGGAACTTGGTGGTGTTTTTTCTTTTAGAGAGAAGGTTATACCAGGAGCTTTTACTGATTCAATACAAACTGATGATGTAAGGGCACTTTTTAATCATGATCCCAATTATGTACTTGGAAGAAATAAATCAGGAACACTTGAATTAACAGAAACTAAAGAAGGCTTATATGTAAAAATAACTCCACCAGATACTCAATGGGCAAGAGATTTAACAGTAAGTATAGACCGAGGCGACATTAGTCAGATGAGCTTCGGTTTTTTAGTTCTTGAGGATAGATGGGGTTATGAAGAAGGGCGAGATGTAAGAGAACTTAGAAAAGTAAAGCTATTTGATGTTTCACCAGTAACTTTCCCAGCTTATCCTCAAACAAGTGTTGGAATAAGAAGTGCTGCTGATATTTATGAAGCACGAAAAACACAGCTTAAAGAAAATCATGAGGCTGAAAAGTCAAAGAATTTAAGACAACTTGAAATGTTAAAACAAAGGATAAACCTAATTTAG
- a CDS encoding phage major capsid protein has product MSKKIKEMEARKNDSRLKALAIIDQAQKEGRFLTEEEDKNVKQFEEEMRKWDETIKRAESIGIEDEPEPVIDIPPVKPTPKNDEKRFATFGEQMTAVYRAASPDGRIDSRLTTRAASGMNETVPSDGGFLVQQDFVSELLKRTYDTGILASKVRKIPISTNANGLKINAIDESSRANGSRWGGVQTYWENEADQHTSSKPKFRTMDLALKKLTGLCYATDELLTDAAALESVLIQAFAEEFGFKMDDAILNGIGSGQPLGILSSEALVKVPKDNGQTDLITVQNLLNMWSRLWARSRGSAVWYVNQEIEPLLYTLKVGDKPVYIPAGGLSEVPYATLFGRPVVPLEQCSPVGEVGDIILADMSQYLLIDKGGINAASSIHVRFLYDESVFRFIYRVDGQPIWNKPLTPYKGSSSTSPFVALAKRN; this is encoded by the coding sequence ATGAGTAAAAAAATAAAAGAGATGGAAGCACGAAAGAATGATTCAAGATTAAAAGCACTGGCTATAATAGACCAAGCACAAAAAGAAGGCAGATTTTTAACAGAGGAAGAGGACAAGAATGTAAAGCAATTTGAAGAGGAAATGCGAAAATGGGATGAAACCATTAAAAGAGCAGAATCAATAGGCATTGAAGATGAACCAGAGCCAGTTATAGATATTCCGCCAGTTAAACCAACTCCTAAAAATGATGAAAAAAGATTCGCTACTTTTGGAGAGCAAATGACTGCTGTTTATAGAGCAGCTTCACCAGATGGAAGAATTGATTCAAGACTTACAACAAGAGCCGCCAGTGGAATGAACGAGACAGTTCCTTCCGATGGTGGTTTTTTAGTTCAACAGGACTTTGTATCGGAGCTTTTAAAGAGAACATATGATACAGGAATTCTTGCATCAAAGGTAAGAAAAATTCCTATCTCTACAAATGCAAATGGATTAAAGATAAATGCCATTGATGAAAGCAGTAGAGCTAATGGTTCTAGATGGGGAGGTGTTCAAACATACTGGGAGAATGAAGCTGATCAACACACATCATCAAAACCTAAGTTTAGAACAATGGACTTAGCACTTAAGAAGCTTACAGGACTTTGTTATGCAACTGATGAGCTATTAACTGATGCGGCAGCTTTAGAAAGTGTTCTAATACAAGCTTTTGCAGAAGAGTTTGGCTTCAAGATGGACGATGCTATATTAAATGGAATTGGAAGTGGTCAACCTCTTGGAATATTGAGCTCAGAAGCATTAGTTAAAGTACCAAAGGACAATGGGCAAACAGATTTAATTACAGTACAAAACCTTCTAAATATGTGGTCAAGATTATGGGCAAGAAGTAGAGGAAGTGCTGTTTGGTATGTAAATCAAGAAATAGAGCCATTACTTTATACCTTAAAAGTAGGAGATAAACCAGTATATATTCCAGCAGGAGGACTTTCAGAAGTTCCTTATGCAACACTGTTTGGTAGACCAGTAGTACCACTTGAGCAATGCTCACCAGTAGGTGAAGTTGGAGACATAATTTTAGCAGATATGAGCCAGTACCTTTTAATTGATAAGGGTGGGATTAATGCGGCTTCTTCTATCCATGTTCGTTTCTTATATGATGAAAGTGTATTTAGATTTATCTATAGAGTAGATGGGCAACCTATATGGAACAAGCCACTTACTCCATATAAGGGCAGTAGCTCAACAAGTCCCTTTGTAGCTTTAGCAAAGAGAAACTAG